The genomic stretch CGCGCTCGGGCTATTGTTCCCGGGAGACGCCAAAATGGCTCAACCCACCGCCGCCGCCATCCAGCGCGCATCGCGCGGCGAGGGCCGGCGATGCAGGCGCTGGTCGAGCAGCGTGCGGGCGCGGGCCAGTTCGCCGCCGCGCATCAGGGCTACGACAAAGGTGTCCTCGATGATTTCGCGCTGCGCGTGGCTGCCGCCGATCCGCACGACATCGTCGAGCACCGGCGCCAAATGGCGGATGCAGCCCTGATAGTCCGCATCGGCAAAGGCGTGCATCGCCCGGCAGATGTTCGGCACCACAGGTCCGGCCGCCAGCTTGCCCTCGGACAAGCGCTGCTCGATCACGCCAAGGTGCTGTTCCAGCGCGGCGGAGTTGTGAGTTGCGGCGGCGAACAGCGCCATATGGACATCGGCGAACGGAATGCTCGGTTTCGGAAAGGCGCGCTGCGCAAAGGCGTTCGCCTCGGTCCAGAGCTCGCGCGGGACGTCGTGGCCGTAGGCCGAAAGCCGCCACAACAGCGATGCGCCGTCGGAGATGACGTTGATCGGTGGCGCCGAGGTGACCGAGGGTTTCAGGACATCCGTATAAATCGCGAGCGCCCGGGTCGCGTCGTCGGCTTCGAGCGCGCCCAGCGCCTGATGCCAGCTTATATGGCCGTGCAAAATGCCGGTACGGTCGTAGCCCGGGACCCACTCCGTCACCAGCGCATCGGCGTCGGCGAGCGAGCCGTCCTCGAACATCGCGTGGAGCAGGGAGTGCACCGCGTTGGCGTTGGCGCGGCGCAGGCCGAAGGCGCGCTCCGTCATGGCGCGGCCACGGGCGAGCTCGCCATTTTCGGTCAGCGACCAGCCGTGATAGGTGAGGAACCACCAGTCGTCGCCGTAATGATGGGCGTGGCGTTCGCACAGATCCACCCGCGCCTGGTCGTGACCGGCCATGCCGGAAAACGCGAACAGCCCGAACGCGCCGAGCGGCAGCGACATCACCAGCGCATCGCGCGGCGCGGTTTCGAGATGCGCCAGTGCCGCGGCCAGCGCCGCCGGGATCTGGCCTTCCACGGCCAGCGCCAGCGTCTCGACATGGCTCCGCTCCCGCTCAGTGCCGTTGCGGGCGACCAGCTCGCGCGCGAGCGCCGCCTTTTTCCGGGCCACGTCGCCCTGCTGATAGAAAGTATGGATGCGGGCACGGGCGATCTGCGCCAGCGCAAACTCCGGATCGGCCGCGACCGCGCGATCGAGCGCCTCCGCGGCACCGGTCCATGCCGACAGCAGCAGGTCGATGCCGTCGCGATAGGCTTGCGCGGCCTCGGAGGAGGTGGTCGACAGGGTCAGGCCGTAGCGATCCTGATGGGACATCGATGCCTCACGCGCGGTTTGTCTGTATCAGCTCGCCGTCTTCGCCCGCCGCCCCTCGATCGGATAGGCCGGATCGTTGAACCCCGGCGTCGACGGATGTCCGCTCGTCACCAGCCGGTCGATCAGCGCCTCGTCTTCCGCGGTGAAGCGATAGTCGAGCGCCTTCAGGTAATCGTCCCATTGCTGCTCGGTGCGGGGACCGGCGACGACCGCACTGACGAACGAGGAGTTCAGCACCCACGACACCGCGAACTGTCCGGCGGTGATGCCTCGGGCTTCCGCGTGGCGCCTGATCTCCTGCGCAAGCTGCAGCGATTCCGGCCGCCACTCGGTCTGCATCATGCGCTTGTCGTTGCGTCCCGCGCGGGTGTCCTTGTCGGGCGCGGTATCCGGGCGGTATTTGCCGGTCAGCACGCCGCGCGCCAGCGGGCTATAGGGCACGATGCCGAGGCCGTAATAGCCGCAGGCCGGAAAATGCTCGACTTCCGGCATCCGGTTCATCGCGTTGTAATAGGGTTGGCTGACGATCGGGCGGTCGATGCCGAGCCGGTCGCAGATGTTGCAGATCTCGGCGACGCGCCAGGCGCGGTAGTTCGAGACGCCGAAATAGCGCACCTTGCCCTGCCGGATCAGGTCGCCCATCGCGCGCACGGTCTCGGCCAGCGGCGTCGCATGGTCCTCCTTGTGCAGGTAATAGATGTCGATGTAGTCGGTGCCGAGCCGCTTCAGGCTTTCGTCCGCCGCCTGCAGCACCCAGCGCCGCGACAGCCCGCCGTGATTGGGATCGTCGCCGATCGGGTTGGCGAGCTTGGTCGCGAGCACCCAGTTCTGCCGGACGTTCGCAATCGCGCGGCCGACCACCTGCTCGGACTTGCCGCCATTATAGGCGTCGGCCGAGTCGATGAAGTTGATGCCGGCCTCGCGCGCTTTCGCCACGATCCGCGACGAGGTCGCCTCGTCGGTCGGCCCGCCGAACATCATGGTGCCGAGGCAGATCGGCGAGATCTTCAGGCCGCTGCGGCCGAGTTGGCGGTATTGCATGTGGTCCTCACTCTTTGGGTCGTCATTGCGAGCCAACGGGTCGCGCGAATGCGCGCCCGATGACAGGCTCCGCGAAGCAATCCATCGGGCGGCAAAGCAAGTCTGGATTGCTTCGTCGCTATCGCTCCTCGCAATGACGCGGGGGGACGGCGCTCCCTCACTCGTTCCTCAATATCTTAAACACGCCGGACGCCATTGCGATACAGCGCTTGTCGACGGTTACCTCGGTCGTGATGAAGATCAGGCTGCGGGTTGAGCGCACCACGTGCGGACGCGACACCAGCACCTCGCCGATCTTGCCGGCCTCGACGAAATGCGTATCCATCTGCACGGTCGCCAGCGTCGGCTTGCCCGAGACGTAGCGCGCGGTCATGCCGCAGGTGCGGTCGGCGAAGGTCATGAGCACACCGCCCTGCACCAGGCCGCGGCGGTTGTGGTGCTTGTCCTCGGTAACGAGCGCATATTCATGCTCGCCGTCCGCGACCCGCTGCCACAGCGGTCCGATCAGGTGCAGGAACCCGGATGTTTCGACGATCTTCCAGCCGTCGGATTTGAGTTTGTCCGCGGCCTTGCTCGTCGTCATGTGATGCGTTCCGTTCCCGGCAGGTGGTCATGCTTTCCGGGTCATTTCATCGGTCGCAGGACTGTTGTAGTCAAGCGCAATGGCCCGTTCATTTGATGATGCCACCCGGCGGAATATCGCAGAGCTCTGCGCGGCATTCCCCCGCACCCAGCCGGATCAAGCCGCGCCGGCGCTGAAGCGCGCCGCGGTCGCCATCGCGCTTACGGAAAGTGACGCCGGCGGCGATACGACGTTTCTGTTGACCCGGCGTGCGGCGAGCCTGCGTTCGCACAGCGCCCAATGGGCGCTGCCGGGCGGGCGCTGTGATCCCGGCGAGACGCAAGCCGAGGCGGCATTGCGCGAGCTGCACGAGGAGCTCGGCCTCGAGCTTGGGTCGCGTGACGTGCTCGGCCTGCTCGACGACTATCCGACCCGGTCCGGCTACCTCATCACGCCGGTCGTGGTGTGGGTGACGGGGAGGGCGACGATTTTACCCAATCCCGCGGAGGTCGCGTCCGTGCATCGGATCGCGCTGGAGGAGATCGAGCGGGAGGACGCGTTCAGCTTCACCACGATCCCCGAAAGCACCCGGCGCGTGATCCGCTTTCGCCTCGCCGGTCAACATATCCACGCGCCGACCGCGGCGCTGATCTATCAGTTCCGCGAAGTGCTGGCGGGTCGCGCTACCCGCGTTGCCGAGTTGGAACAGCCGGTGTTCGCGTGGAAGTAGATTCGACTGACGCAGACTCTCTCCTTTACCTCTCCCTCAGGAAGAGGTGTTTTTCGTGGCTGACTTAAGCCGCGCGCTTGCTACAACAGGGCGATGCGCCCGCAATTGATTCGCGTTGGATTTGGGTTGGTCGCGCTCGCGTGGTTCGCGGGTGCGCCGCCGGCCGTGGCGGTCAAGCTCGGCACGCTTTCGGCTTCGACCGCCAATGCGATGGCCCAGGCGGCTTCGCCGCAGGCGATCGCGGAATATCGCCGCAAGCTCAGGGAATATCAGGAAGCACGCGCGGCGTTCGACGAGGAGGCCGGCGCCTATTGGGCGTCGATCTCCGAAAAACGCCGCGGCCGCAATGCCAAGCGGCGCGAGCACCTGACCATCGCGCTTGACGATTACGTGCTGACGCAGCCGCCGGTCTATACCGGCCCGAAACGGCCGGTAAATCCCGAGCCCGAGGAGGGAAAGCCGCCGCGCGAGCACAAGGCTATTCCCGTGGTCGCGGATCTCATGAAGGCGGCCGCCGAGCATTTCCAGTTCACGCCGCAACGGCCGGCGACGGAAGCCGAATTCAAACGTGCGTATGCCCGCTACGCGCTGGCCTCCGGCCTGACCCGCGAGCAGGCGGTGCGGGTCTATTCGTTCGAGACCGGCGGCACCGGCAATTACGACGTGCAGTCGGGAATCGAGCATGGCGGCAAGCGCGCGATTTCGAGCGCGATCGGCTATAATCAGCTGCTCACCACCAACAGTATCGAACTGGTCGCCGAACAGGGCCACGAATTCGTCAGGGAACTGACCGAGAAGGCCGCCACGCTTTCCGGTCCGCCGCGCAAGGCGTTGGAGCACAAGATCGCAGTCCTGAAGAAGATGGTGGCGTTCACGCGCACGGTGCCCGACGACTGGTCGGCGCACGAAAAACTCGCCGATACGCCGCAGGGCTGGGCGGTGCACGCCATGGTGCTGGATATCGACGTCGGGCCGCTGCTGCAGACCCACAAACTCTTGACCTCGGTGATCTTCGCCCGCGCCAAGGGGTACAATCGCCCGCTGACCGCAGCCGAACTTGAAATGATGAACCTGACCGGGGATGGCACCGGGCTCGACATGGTGACGATGCCGCAGGCGATGCGCGAACAGGTGCCGACCTCGAATTTCTTCCAGCGCGGCGGCTACGAACGCAATCCGGTCGCGATCCGCCACAACACGGTGGCGAAGCTGTTGGCCGTGACC from Bradyrhizobium sp. Ash2021 encodes the following:
- a CDS encoding CoA pyrophosphatase; translated protein: MARSFDDATRRNIAELCAAFPRTQPDQAAPALKRAAVAIALTESDAGGDTTFLLTRRAASLRSHSAQWALPGGRCDPGETQAEAALRELHEELGLELGSRDVLGLLDDYPTRSGYLITPVVVWVTGRATILPNPAEVASVHRIALEEIEREDAFSFTTIPESTRRVIRFRLAGQHIHAPTAALIYQFREVLAGRATRVAELEQPVFAWK
- a CDS encoding tetratricopeptide repeat protein — protein: MSHQDRYGLTLSTTSSEAAQAYRDGIDLLLSAWTGAAEALDRAVAADPEFALAQIARARIHTFYQQGDVARKKAALARELVARNGTERERSHVETLALAVEGQIPAALAAALAHLETAPRDALVMSLPLGAFGLFAFSGMAGHDQARVDLCERHAHHYGDDWWFLTYHGWSLTENGELARGRAMTERAFGLRRANANAVHSLLHAMFEDGSLADADALVTEWVPGYDRTGILHGHISWHQALGALEADDATRALAIYTDVLKPSVTSAPPINVISDGASLLWRLSAYGHDVPRELWTEANAFAQRAFPKPSIPFADVHMALFAAATHNSAALEQHLGVIEQRLSEGKLAAGPVVPNICRAMHAFADADYQGCIRHLAPVLDDVVRIGGSHAQREIIEDTFVVALMRGGELARARTLLDQRLHRRPSPRDARWMAAAVG
- a CDS encoding PaaI family thioesterase, which translates into the protein MTTSKAADKLKSDGWKIVETSGFLHLIGPLWQRVADGEHEYALVTEDKHHNRRGLVQGGVLMTFADRTCGMTARYVSGKPTLATVQMDTHFVEAGKIGEVLVSRPHVVRSTRSLIFITTEVTVDKRCIAMASGVFKILRNE
- a CDS encoding aldo/keto reductase, which translates into the protein MQYRQLGRSGLKISPICLGTMMFGGPTDEATSSRIVAKAREAGINFIDSADAYNGGKSEQVVGRAIANVRQNWVLATKLANPIGDDPNHGGLSRRWVLQAADESLKRLGTDYIDIYYLHKEDHATPLAETVRAMGDLIRQGKVRYFGVSNYRAWRVAEICNICDRLGIDRPIVSQPYYNAMNRMPEVEHFPACGYYGLGIVPYSPLARGVLTGKYRPDTAPDKDTRAGRNDKRMMQTEWRPESLQLAQEIRRHAEARGITAGQFAVSWVLNSSFVSAVVAGPRTEQQWDDYLKALDYRFTAEDEALIDRLVTSGHPSTPGFNDPAYPIEGRRAKTAS